Proteins co-encoded in one Leishmania panamensis strain MHOM/PA/94/PSC-1 chromosome 22 sequence genomic window:
- a CDS encoding hypothetical protein (TriTrypDB/GeneDB-style sysID: LpmP.22.0460), whose translation MTARSLSSSSPHAAVQADIEGELQTLRSSYLEPYDDVYRFLTPFKSTTPMVMFLGNHSSGKSTLINYLSGCEIQETGVAPTDDGFTVIKRGTCDMDADGPSVVSNPSYQYQSLQQFGISFVTHFKMKTRSMPASSQIPMDMVLVDTPGMIDTPVHASSEEQTGSGDHTRGYDFLAVTRWFAQQSDVILLMFDPANPGTTGETLDVLTKSLTGYEHKFFLVMNKVDVFEKVTDFARAYGTLCWNLSKVMKMKDIPRVYTTSTPLKKLSGASGDAPSSIASGTATVPAAELSRQRNEILKEIRAAPMRRMDNLITETEESARNLLLACRVSKVLRQEYLRREIFLYCALGAACVAGPATAVALSSVTITATVLVAFFSILIGSGGLVATRMHLRDFERRLLQSCDNALGRLFTAKTLTKDVEMRWQRTVRPELLRIAAASQEKGSSGIMALPSCSARACRGMQYAIDQAVPALRRKVSEYKEDFFKRRGAAEDDK comes from the coding sequence ATGACGGCGCGGTCCTTGTCATCCTCTTCGCCGCACGCGGCCGTGCAGGCTGACATTGAAGGGGAACTGCAGACGCTCCGCAGCAGCTATCTGGAACCCTACGATGACGTCTACCGCTTTCTCACACCGTTCAAGAGCACCACACCGATGGTGATGTTTCTGGGCAACCACAGCTCTGGCAAGTCGACCCTGATCAACTACCTGTCTGGTTGCGAGATCCAGGAGACTGGGGTCGCACCGACGGACGACGGCTTCACTGTCATCAAGCGGGGCACGTGTGACATGGATGCCGACGGACCGAGCGTGGTGAGCAACCCCAGCTACCAGTACCAGTCACTACAGCAATTTGGCATCTCGTTCGTGACACACTTCAAGATGAAGACGCGCTCAATGCCGGCATCGTCGCAGATTCCGATGGACATGGTGCTCGTTGACACACCCGGGATGATCGACACACCCGTGCACGCGTCGTCAGAGGAGCAGACGGGGAGCGGTGACCATACCCGTGGCTACGACTTCCTTGCCGTGACGCGGTGGTTTGCGCAGCAGAGCGACGTCATTCTCCTTATGTTTGACCCGGCGAACCCCGGCACCACTGGGGAGACGCTAGACGTTCTCACCAAGTCCCTCACAGGGTACGAGCACAAGTTCTTCTTGGTGATGAACAAGGTCGATGTATTTGAGAAAGTGACGGACTTTGCGCGGGCGTATGGGACGCTGTGCTGGAACCTCAGCAAAGTCATGAAGATGAAGGACATCCCGCGCGTGTACACCACCTCAACGCCGCTGAAAAAGCTGAGCGGGGCGTCCGGTGATGCGCCATCCTCGATCGCGTCGGGCACCGCTACCGTGCCGGCAGCGGAGTTGTCACGCCAGCGAAACGAGATTCTCAAGGAGATACGCGCTGCACCGATGCGGCGCATGGACAACCTCATCACCGAGACGGAGGAGAGCGCACGcaacctcctcctcgcttgtCGCGTGTCCAAGGTGTTGCGGCAGGAGTACCTTCGGCGCGAGATCTTTCTGTATTGTGCCCTCGGTGCGGCTTGCGTCGCTGGTCCTGCAACAGCCGTGGCCCTCTCTTCCGTGACCATTACCGCAACGGTGCTTGTGGCATTCTTCTCCATTCTCATCGGTAGCGGCGGCCTCGTTGCGACTCGGATGCACCTGCGCGACTTCGAGCGCCGCTTACTGCAGTCGTGCGACAACGCACTTGGCCGCCTCTTTACAGCCAAGACGCTCACGAAGGACGTGGAGATGCGCTGGCAACGCACCGTGAGAcccgagctgctgcgcatcgctgccgcgtcgCAGGAGAAGGGCTCCAGTGGCATCATGGCTCTGCCGTCGTGCTCGGCGCGGGCGTGTCGTGGGATGCAGTATGCCATTGACCAGGCGGTTCCGGCACTGCGACGCAAGGTAAGCGAGTACAAGGAAGACTTCTTCAAaaggcgaggcgctgctgaggacgACAAGTGA
- a CDS encoding hypothetical protein (TriTrypDB/GeneDB-style sysID: LpmP.22.0450) — MQFVIHSSSILAPALQHALRSILSVPAPWVETSAKGPHRVTVDGQTFHGLQSFLQALRRTAVTPEQKAFLGGDEEQILLVNQWVCAAAVLDVDATCADADTSTSVAKFLYSDVERILAAMSNAASQYLTGSERATMADLLMYAAAFNHSAHAEVLPTTMKWAAYAQEDAYLAPIRSAAVKVPVNNKAGKASGVAAPATWAEVSYVKPSEEEILRRRAEKEKAKAEKAAAAAAGGASTEKASTSPSTGAASSNKAKKVELDSTRLYVRVGQLTNLRRHPDADRLYVEDMVLGDETRTIVSGLVEHYAMEELEGTQCLVVCNMKPKLLIGITSQGMVLCAKNGTEVKLIRPPAGAKPGDRILFGTTYDTAVAIAGAPEPMPGNKISEVLSHLHTNADGVLCWKDKPARHPSGVEVCVPDMANCPVS; from the coding sequence atGCAATTTGTGATtcactcctcctccatccTCGCGCCGGCACTGCAGCATGCGCTCAGGAGCATCTTGAGCGTGCCGGCCCCGTGGGTTGAGACATCTGCCAAAGGCCCTCACCGCGTTACAGTCGATGGACAGACCTTCCACGGGCTCCAGTCGTTTCTGCAGGCGCTACGCCGCACCGCGGTTACGCCGGAGCAGAAGGCGTTTCTCGGCGGAGACGAGGAGCAGATATTGCTGGTAAACCAGTGGGtttgcgcggcggcggtgctggatgTTGATGCTACGTGCGCTGATGCCGACACTTCCACCTCGGTCGCCAAGTTTCTCTACAGTGACGTGGAGCGCATCCTCGCGGCCATGTCGAACGCGGCGTCGCAGTACCTCACCGGAAGCGAGCGCGCCACCATGGCCGACTTGCTCATgtacgccgccgccttcaaCCACTCTGCCCacgcggaggtgctgccgaCCACCATGAAATGGGCTGCATACGCACAAGAGGACGCCTACCTGGCCCCCATTCGCTCGGCGGCTGTTAAGGTGCCGGTGAACAACAAGGCTGGCAAGGCTAGCGGCGTGGCCGCGCCTGCTACTTGGGCGGAAGTCTCATATGTGAAGCCGTCTGAAGAGGAGattctgcgccgccgtgcggagaaggagaaagcgaaggcggagaaggctgctgccgccgcagcaggaggagcaagCACGGAGAAAGCCTCGACCAGTCCCAGTACTGGAGCTGCAAGCAGCAACAAAGCCAAGAAAGTGGAGCTCGACTCTACCAGgctgtacgtgcgtgtggggcAGCTGACAAACCTGCGTCGACACCCGGACGCAGACCGCCTCTACGTCGAAGATATGGTGCTCGGCGATGAGACGCGCACCATTGTAAGTGGACTCGTGGAGCACTACgcgatggaggagctggagggaACACAGTGCCTCGTCGTGTGCAATATGAAGCCGAAGCTGCTTATCGGTATCACGTCGCAGGGGATGGTGCTGTGCGCCAAGAACGGCACAGAGGTCAAGTTGATTCGTCCTCCGGCGGGCGCCAAACCAGGCGACCGCATCCTTTTTGGTACCACGTACGATACGGCGGTCGCCATCGCTGGCGCTCCAGAGCCGATGCCGGGTAACAAAATAAGCGAGGTGCTCTCCCACCTGCATACCAACGCCGACGG